The Cellulophaga lytica DSM 7489 nucleotide sequence GCTACTACCTCTTGAGATTTAATTTCACTACCCTCAATTTCTATAGCAGTTCCAATTTCTTCGTTGGCAGTTTTTGTTTGCAAATCTACACGTGCTATTGCTGCAATAGAAGCTAAAGCTTCTCCTCTAAACCCTTTTGTGTTTAGATTAAACAAATCTTCTGCGCTTTGTATTTTAGATGTTGCGTGGCGCTCAAAACTAAGTCTTGCATCTGTAGCACTCATACCAATACCGTTATCTACAACTTGTATTAGAGATTTACCACCATCTTTAATTATTAATTTTATGCTAGTTGCTCCTGCATCAATTGCATTTTCTAGTAGTTCTTTAACTACAGAAGCTGGTCGCTGAACAACTTCACCCGCTGCAATTTGGTTTGCAACGTGGTCCGGTAAAAGTTTTATGATATCTGCCATTATTTTATGGAGAATATTGAAAGATCAAAGTCTATAATGTATAAAAAAGCGAAAACCAAAACAGCTATTATAATTGCCATTCGTATTTTCATATTTCTGTCTCCCTCTTTACGCAGATCAGAAAAAGCGTTTCCAAACTTACTTTTTAATCCTTGTTTTGGGCCAACAGTTGTACGGTATTTATCTAGTTTGTGCTGAATTTTATACGGGTTACCCTCACCTTTATCATCATAGTAACGAGGCTTATAGTCGTACGACTTATTTTTCCGTAATCTTGTAAATTTTCCCATAATAACTAGATTTTCAAAGGTACTTAAAAACACAAAAAATAGCACAGATACTATGCCAAAACTTGTTAACAAGTCAAATTAACATAAAAACAAAAAAGATGTATAAAAAAATACTCTTAAAAAATCTTATTTAAAAGACTTTTTAAGAGTATTTAATAAGTGTATTTGGCAGTATTAGTTTCCTAAAGCAGCCATTTTTATTGCTGCTATTGCAGCTTCTGTTCCTTTATTACCGTGTTTACCTCCACTACGGTCTATTGCTTGTTGCAAGTTATTGTCTGTAAGTACACAAAAAATAACAGGTGTATCTGTTAAAACATTTAGGTCTTTTATACCCTGTGCTGTTGCACTACATACAAAATCAAAATGTTTAGTTTCTCCTTGTATAACACTACCAATAGCTATAACTGCATCTACTTTTTTAGTTGCAATCATTTTTTTACTACCGTAAGTAAGTTCAAAACTCCCGGGAACATCCCATCTTACAATGCTTTCTTTTACAGCTCCGCAATCTAAAAGAGCTTCTATAGCTCCATTATATAGCCCTTCTGTAACTTCTGTGTTCCATTCTGAAACAACAATCCCAAACCGAAAATCTTTCGCGTTTGGGATAGAAGTTTTATCGTATACTGATAAATTTTTATTAGCCGTAGCCATATCTATGTTATTTAGCTTTTCCTATAAATGCATCAATTGTTGAAGCCTCTAAAGAAGTAGAAAATTCATTTTTCACTCTCTCAAAGTACTTTAATGCCTTATCTTTTTCACCTAACTCTAATGCTGCAACACCAGCTTTGTATAAATATCTTGGAGTTGTAAAATCGTTATCTCCCTGAGCAACTGCTTTTTCATAATACTCTAAAGCATCTTCAGTTTGGTTTAACTGCATAAAAGCATCACCTATACCACCTTTAGCTAAAGCTCCTAAAGTAACATTACTAGTACTAAAATCTTCTAAATGATTAATAGCCTCTTGGTAGTTTTTTAAATTTAAGTAAGCCATACCAGCAGAGTAATTTGCTAGGTTAGCAGTTGGTGTACCACCGTAATTTTTTATAATATCTAAAAATCCGTATTTACCTTCAGACCCGTTTAAGGCTAAAGTTAATAAAGAATCTTTATTCGCAGATGCATCATTTAACGCTTGGTCTAAATACTGTTGTGGGTAGTACATTTCGTTATTAGCATCGTTAATTTTAGGATTTTGAACAAAATTAACATAAGCTAAATAAGCTAAAACTCCAACAGCAATAACACCTATAACGCCTAAAATTGCTTTTTGATTTTTTGCAACCCACTCCTCAGATTTGGACGCACTTTCATCTAAAGTATTAAAAACCTCTGCAGTTGTACTATCTTGTTCTTGTATTTCTACTTCTTCTTCTTTAGTCTTTGGTTTGTATCCTCGCTTTTTATATGTAGCCATAGTTAATTTTATTAATCGCGCAAAAATAAAGTTTTTATTGAAATCTAAAACCTTATTTATTCGTTATTTTTCAATAATTTGCGACTTCTCTTATATTTTTAAAATAAAACTTGCCAAAAACAGAATGCTTTTAAAGAAATTATCGCTTGTAAATTATAAAAATTTTGACTCTAAAGAATTTGATTTTGACGCTAAAATAAACTGCTTTGTTGGCAGTAATGGCGTAGGAAAAACAAATATTTTAGATGCTATTTACCATTTATCTTTTGGCAAAAGTTACTTTAATCCTATTGCGTCACAAAATATAAAACACGGTGAAGATTTTTTTGTTGTTGATGGATTGTTTTTTAAAAACGATAGGGAAGAAAAAATTATTTGCAGTTTAAAAAAAGGTGCTAAAAAGGTTATTAAAAAAAATGGTAAGGCATATGATAAGTTTTCTGACCATATTGGTTTTTTACCGTTGGTAATTATTTCTCCGGCAGACCGCGACCTTATTTTAGAAGGTAGTGACACAAGACGTAAGTTTATAGACGGTGTAATATCTCAATCTAATAAAGAATATTTAACTGCTCTTTTAAAATATAATAAAATACTTTTACAACGTAATTCTCTTTTAAAATACTTTGCTGTAAACCATACTTTTGACAAAACTACACTAAGTGTTTATAATGAGCAATTACAAGAATATGGTACAATTATACACAAAGAACGTGTTGCATTTTTAAATGAATTTATTCCTATTTTTAAAGAACAATATGCTGCAATATCTGGCGGAAAAGAAGATGTAACAATTACATACAACAGCAAGCTACTAGACAAAGATTTACTGCAATTATTTAATGAAAGTTTAGAAAAAGATAGGGCTGTGCAATACACTACAGTTGGTACTCATAAAGATGATTTGTCTTTTGAAATTAACAATTACCCTGTAAAGAAATTTGGTAGCCAAGGGCAGCAAAAATCCTTTTTAATAGCCTTAAAACTGGCTCAATTTAACTTTATTAAAGCGCAAGCAAAAACAACTCCTATTCTATTGTTAGACGATATTTTTGACAAGTTAGATGAAAACCGCGTAGCACAAATTGTATCTTTAGTAGATGACGATAATTTTGGACAAATTTTTATTAGTGATACGCACGCAGACCGAACTGAAAATGTGGTAAAAAATATACACCAGAGTTACAAAATATTTAAAATATAACTAGTTATACTTACAGTTTATATTTTATATTCATAAAACAAAATAACATTAAAAGTTGCCGTTATTTTATACTTAAATTTGCATTTTCCAAGTCACTGTACATCCTTTAAACAAGAAACTTTAACAATGAAAAAGCTAGCAATTATATGTTTAACAATACTATTTATAGCCTGTAGCAACTCATCTACTGTAAAAAAAGAAGATATACACTTGCTTAATGGCTACTGGGAAATTACTCA carries:
- a CDS encoding tetratricopeptide repeat protein; translation: MATYKKRGYKPKTKEEEVEIQEQDSTTAEVFNTLDESASKSEEWVAKNQKAILGVIGVIAVGVLAYLAYVNFVQNPKINDANNEMYYPQQYLDQALNDASANKDSLLTLALNGSEGKYGFLDIIKNYGGTPTANLANYSAGMAYLNLKNYQEAINHLEDFSTSNVTLGALAKGGIGDAFMQLNQTEDALEYYEKAVAQGDNDFTTPRYLYKAGVAALELGEKDKALKYFERVKNEFSTSLEASTIDAFIGKAK
- the ribH gene encoding 6,7-dimethyl-8-ribityllumazine synthase encodes the protein MATANKNLSVYDKTSIPNAKDFRFGIVVSEWNTEVTEGLYNGAIEALLDCGAVKESIVRWDVPGSFELTYGSKKMIATKKVDAVIAIGSVIQGETKHFDFVCSATAQGIKDLNVLTDTPVIFCVLTDNNLQQAIDRSGGKHGNKGTEAAIAAIKMAALGN
- the recF gene encoding DNA replication/repair protein RecF (All proteins in this family for which functions are known are DNA-binding proteins that assist the filamentation of RecA onto DNA for the initiation of recombination or recombinational repair.) translates to MLLKKLSLVNYKNFDSKEFDFDAKINCFVGSNGVGKTNILDAIYHLSFGKSYFNPIASQNIKHGEDFFVVDGLFFKNDREEKIICSLKKGAKKVIKKNGKAYDKFSDHIGFLPLVIISPADRDLILEGSDTRRKFIDGVISQSNKEYLTALLKYNKILLQRNSLLKYFAVNHTFDKTTLSVYNEQLQEYGTIIHKERVAFLNEFIPIFKEQYAAISGGKEDVTITYNSKLLDKDLLQLFNESLEKDRAVQYTTVGTHKDDLSFEINNYPVKKFGSQGQQKSFLIALKLAQFNFIKAQAKTTPILLLDDIFDKLDENRVAQIVSLVDDDNFGQIFISDTHADRTENVVKNIHQSYKIFKI